The Pirellulales bacterium genome includes a region encoding these proteins:
- a CDS encoding DUF1501 domain-containing protein, whose product MLSLCQLDRHYGRREFLRIGGLALGGLSLGDLLAAPSSAAPPGKLVTDKSVIFLFLHGGPSQFETFDPKMSAPAEVRSATGELATRIPGVTFGGTFPRLAGLADKLAIVRSFTTGDANHDIKPVVCRDTLGANIGSLYSRVAGTNHPATGLPTNVALYPQAVDTEALPAVKGFGDFEATGALGKSVAPFVPGAKGELQQAMRLNLPLTRLDDRREVLRRLDRIRWAADANGLLEGLDGMREQAFRVILGGVADAFDLKRERPETLARYDTSTLVRPDAISKRWNNHKNYRDHTQTLGKLLLLARRLCEVGCGFVTVTTSFVWDMHADVNNAGVDEGMGYMGVPLDYALAALIDDLESRGLGERILVVVCGEMGRTPRINARGGRDHWGNLAPLLLYGGGLPKGQVIGQSTRNGGEPLTEPVRIKNLLGTIMQTLLHTGEVRVTRGVPSELNRLLAEAEPIPGLAS is encoded by the coding sequence TTGCTTAGCCTTTGCCAGCTCGATCGACACTACGGACGCCGCGAATTCTTGCGAATTGGCGGCCTGGCGCTGGGCGGGCTGTCGCTGGGCGACCTGTTGGCCGCCCCTTCCTCGGCAGCCCCACCCGGAAAGCTGGTCACCGATAAATCGGTGATTTTTCTGTTCTTGCACGGCGGGCCCAGTCAGTTCGAGACCTTCGATCCGAAGATGTCGGCCCCGGCCGAAGTGCGCAGCGCGACGGGCGAACTGGCCACCCGCATTCCCGGCGTCACGTTCGGCGGCACGTTTCCGCGGTTGGCCGGCCTGGCCGACAAGCTCGCCATTGTCCGTTCGTTCACCACCGGCGACGCCAATCACGACATCAAGCCCGTCGTCTGTCGCGACACGCTGGGGGCCAATATCGGATCGCTCTACAGCCGCGTGGCCGGAACCAATCACCCGGCCACCGGACTGCCGACGAACGTCGCGCTCTATCCCCAAGCGGTCGACACGGAGGCACTGCCGGCAGTCAAGGGCTTCGGCGACTTCGAAGCGACCGGGGCGCTGGGCAAGTCGGTGGCGCCGTTTGTGCCCGGCGCCAAAGGCGAATTGCAGCAGGCGATGCGGCTGAACTTGCCGCTGACCAGGCTCGACGACCGCCGCGAGGTGCTGCGTCGGCTCGACCGCATTCGCTGGGCGGCCGATGCCAACGGTCTGCTGGAGGGTCTGGACGGCATGCGCGAGCAGGCGTTTCGCGTCATTCTGGGCGGCGTGGCCGACGCCTTCGATTTGAAGCGGGAACGCCCGGAGACGCTCGCACGTTACGACACCAGCACGCTTGTGCGGCCGGATGCGATCAGCAAGCGCTGGAACAACCACAAGAACTATCGCGACCATACGCAAACGTTGGGCAAGCTGCTGCTGTTGGCCCGGCGGTTGTGCGAGGTGGGTTGCGGGTTCGTCACGGTCACGACCAGCTTTGTGTGGGACATGCATGCCGACGTGAACAATGCGGGCGTCGATGAGGGCATGGGTTATATGGGCGTGCCGCTCGACTATGCCTTGGCGGCGCTCATCGACGACCTTGAGTCGCGCGGTCTCGGCGAGCGAATTCTGGTGGTCGTTTGCGGCGAAATGGGGCGCACGCCAAGAATCAACGCACGAGGCGGCCGCGATCATTGGGGCAATCTCGCTCCGCTCTTGCTTTACGGCGGCGGCCTGCCGAAGGGGCAGGTGATAGGCCAGTCGACTCGCAACGGCGGCGAACCTTTGACCGAGCCGGTACGGATCAAGAACCTGCTGGGAACCATCATGCAGACTCTGCTGCACACGGGCGAAGTGCGCGTGACCCGCGGCGTGCCCAGCGAGCTCAATCGACTTCTGGCCGAGGCCGAGCCGATACCGGGCCTCGCGAGCTAG
- a CDS encoding DUF1592 domain-containing protein: MIHRCRRIPALCCLTLAAAAFASRADAAEGPSDAAFRERVKPFLAKYCTDCHGGAEPESKLALDQFADAAAVSAQREVWTKLRKYLQGRIMPPKDAAQPTDLERRKVIDWIDTHFSGVDCSLKRDPGRVTLRRLNRTEYDNTVRDLVGIDFQAAEDFPADDVGYGFDNIGDVLSMPPILLEKYLAAADQIVDKAIYVHTPDKTPKQTFTASEVQHKGGNLHGTGWYLASGGEVFTEVSFPSNGEYMLRGRAFATQAGDELAKMAFRLDDKQVYVADVAAEPGAAEVYETKVRFGPGKHRFALAFINDFYDPDNPDPKRRDRNLAIEWLEVQGPLDAPPPALPESHKKIVFCHPKHGDHRECAEKILSRFASRAFRRPATADEVSRLVKLVELARSNGESFERGIQLAVEAVLVSPHFLFRVEQDPQPGEGGADADGIHAIGEYELATRLSYFLWSSMPDDELFHDAFKGRLRKNLHGQVDRMLKDARSRALVDDFATQWLEIRRLQSVAPDPKGFPGFDNELRQAMLEETRLFFAAVIAEDRSVLDFLDADFTFLNERLARHYRIAGVTGPEFRRVKLDDPDRGGLVTQASVLTVTSNPTRTSPVKRGKWILEELLDMAPPPPPPNAGDLKDDGKATANGSLRQRMEQHRANPSCASCHTLMDSLGFGLENFDAIGAWRDRDGAFAVDASGTLPDGASFRGPRELKAVLKQKKDDFVRCLAGKMLTYALGRGLEPYDRCVLDDISETLAKADYKFSALIHAIVQSDAFQKRSTGGVRR, translated from the coding sequence ATGATCCATCGTTGCCGTCGCATTCCGGCCCTGTGCTGCCTGACCTTGGCTGCGGCGGCGTTTGCCAGTCGGGCAGACGCCGCGGAAGGCCCAAGCGATGCCGCGTTTCGCGAGCGGGTGAAACCGTTTCTGGCCAAATACTGCACCGACTGCCACGGCGGCGCCGAGCCGGAGTCGAAGCTGGCGCTCGATCAGTTCGCCGACGCGGCAGCCGTCTCGGCCCAACGTGAGGTTTGGACGAAGCTCCGCAAGTATCTGCAAGGCCGCATCATGCCGCCCAAAGATGCCGCGCAGCCGACGGACCTCGAACGGCGGAAGGTCATCGACTGGATCGACACGCACTTTTCCGGCGTCGATTGCAGTCTGAAGCGCGATCCCGGCCGCGTCACCCTCCGGCGGCTCAACCGCACGGAGTACGACAACACGGTCCGCGACCTCGTCGGCATCGACTTCCAAGCGGCCGAAGATTTTCCGGCCGACGACGTGGGCTATGGCTTCGACAATATCGGCGATGTGTTGTCGATGCCGCCGATCCTGCTGGAAAAATATCTGGCGGCCGCCGACCAGATCGTCGACAAGGCGATCTACGTGCATACCCCCGACAAGACGCCCAAGCAGACGTTCACCGCCAGCGAGGTGCAGCACAAGGGCGGAAACCTGCACGGCACCGGCTGGTACTTGGCATCCGGCGGCGAAGTTTTTACGGAGGTCAGTTTTCCGTCCAACGGCGAATACATGTTGCGGGGCCGGGCCTTCGCCACACAGGCCGGCGACGAGCTGGCCAAGATGGCGTTCAGGCTGGATGACAAGCAGGTGTACGTGGCCGACGTGGCCGCCGAGCCGGGCGCCGCGGAGGTCTACGAGACGAAGGTCCGTTTTGGGCCGGGCAAGCACCGCTTCGCATTGGCCTTCATCAACGACTTTTACGATCCCGACAATCCCGATCCCAAGCGGCGCGATCGCAACCTGGCGATCGAATGGCTCGAAGTTCAGGGACCGCTCGACGCGCCGCCGCCGGCGTTGCCCGAATCGCACAAGAAGATCGTGTTTTGCCACCCGAAGCATGGCGACCACCGCGAGTGTGCGGAAAAGATTCTCAGCCGCTTTGCCAGCCGGGCCTTCCGCCGGCCGGCCACCGCCGATGAGGTAAGCCGGCTGGTGAAGCTGGTCGAGCTGGCCCGGTCGAACGGCGAATCGTTCGAGCGCGGCATTCAGCTTGCCGTCGAAGCGGTGCTGGTCTCGCCGCATTTTCTCTTCCGCGTCGAACAAGATCCGCAGCCGGGCGAAGGTGGGGCCGACGCCGACGGCATTCACGCGATCGGTGAATACGAGTTGGCCACGCGGCTGTCGTATTTTCTCTGGAGCAGCATGCCCGACGACGAGCTGTTTCACGACGCCTTCAAGGGCCGGCTGCGCAAGAACCTCCACGGGCAGGTTGACCGGATGCTGAAAGACGCCCGGTCGAGGGCCTTGGTCGACGATTTTGCCACGCAATGGCTGGAGATTCGCCGGCTGCAAAGCGTGGCGCCCGATCCCAAGGGTTTTCCGGGCTTCGACAACGAGCTGCGGCAGGCGATGTTGGAAGAGACCCGGCTGTTCTTCGCGGCGGTGATCGCCGAAGACCGCAGCGTGCTCGATTTTCTCGACGCGGATTTCACGTTCCTCAACGAGCGCTTGGCCAGGCACTATCGCATTGCCGGCGTAACGGGACCGGAATTTCGCCGCGTGAAGCTCGACGATCCCGACCGCGGCGGCCTTGTGACGCAGGCCAGCGTGCTCACCGTGACCTCCAACCCGACGCGCACCAGCCCGGTGAAGCGCGGCAAGTGGATCTTGGAGGAGTTGCTCGACATGGCGCCGCCTCCGCCGCCGCCCAACGCCGGCGATCTAAAAGACGACGGAAAGGCGACGGCCAACGGTTCGTTGAGGCAGCGCATGGAGCAACATCGGGCAAACCCGAGCTGCGCGAGCTGCCACACGCTGATGGACTCGCTCGGTTTTGGGCTGGAGAATTTCGACGCCATAGGCGCCTGGCGCGACCGCGACGGGGCCTTCGCGGTCGATGCCTCCGGCACGCTGCCCGACGGGGCGTCGTTCCGCGGACCGCGCGAGCTGAAGGCGGTTTTGAAGCAGAAGAAAGACGACTTTGTTCGTTGTCTGGCGGGAAAGATGTTAACCTATGCTTTGGGCCGCGGCCTGGAACCGTATGACCGTTGCGTCCTGGACGACATCAGCGAGACGCTGGCAAAAGCCGATTACAAGTTTTCCGCGCTGATCCACGCGATTGTGCAAAGTGACGCATTTCAAAAACGTAGTACAGGAGGCGTTAGGCGTTAG
- a CDS encoding DUF1552 domain-containing protein, whose product MSNWHISRRKALKGLGTALALPLLDSMLPETVFSRHARSLQAAEAAKSLPNRAAFLYVPNGMHMPDWAPTKVGADFDLPPILQVLSPLKSDFMVISGLAQDGGRSHGDGGGDHARAMASFLTGTHPKKTNGADIKAGVSADQMAAQKVGNQTRFASLELGCDAGANSGACDTGYSCAYSHNAAWKTESQPVAKEINPRLVFERLFTDGPPGETQEAKARRNRYRLSVLDFVLAEATDLKKRLGANDQRKLDEYLTTVRELETRISRSEQSGGAGPAGLAKPSGIPQDYAEHIRLMYDLMALAFQADLTRVATFVHADEGSNRSYALIGVSEGHHDLSHHAGDKEKQAKISKINQFHASHLAGFLKKLKQTPEGDGNLLDHAMIAYGSAIGDGNRHNHDDLPILLAGRGCGTLAPGRHLRYEKETPLNNLWLSMLDRLGAHVDRLGDGHGTLSELRG is encoded by the coding sequence ATGAGCAACTGGCACATCTCGCGCCGCAAAGCGTTAAAGGGACTGGGCACCGCGCTGGCCTTGCCGCTCTTAGACTCCATGCTGCCGGAAACGGTCTTTTCGCGGCACGCTCGGAGCCTACAGGCGGCTGAAGCGGCCAAGAGCCTGCCCAACCGTGCGGCGTTTCTCTATGTGCCCAACGGCATGCACATGCCCGACTGGGCACCCACCAAGGTCGGCGCCGACTTCGATCTGCCGCCCATCCTGCAGGTGCTGTCGCCCTTGAAGAGCGACTTCATGGTGATCAGCGGGCTGGCCCAAGACGGCGGCCGATCACACGGCGACGGCGGCGGCGACCACGCACGGGCCATGGCTTCGTTCCTGACCGGCACCCATCCCAAAAAGACGAACGGCGCCGACATCAAGGCCGGCGTTTCGGCCGACCAGATGGCGGCGCAAAAGGTCGGCAATCAGACCCGCTTCGCCTCGCTGGAGCTGGGCTGCGACGCGGGCGCCAACTCGGGCGCCTGCGACACCGGTTATAGCTGCGCCTATTCGCACAACGCCGCTTGGAAAACCGAGTCGCAACCGGTGGCCAAAGAGATCAATCCACGGCTGGTGTTCGAGCGGCTGTTCACCGATGGCCCGCCCGGCGAAACACAAGAGGCCAAGGCGCGCCGCAACCGCTACCGCCTGAGCGTGCTCGATTTCGTGCTCGCCGAAGCGACCGACCTGAAGAAGCGGCTGGGCGCCAACGACCAGCGGAAGCTCGACGAATACTTGACGACCGTCCGCGAGTTGGAGACGCGGATTTCGCGCAGCGAGCAGTCGGGCGGCGCCGGGCCGGCCGGCTTGGCCAAACCCAGCGGCATTCCGCAGGACTACGCCGAGCACATTCGCTTGATGTACGACCTCATGGCGCTGGCGTTTCAGGCCGACTTGACCCGCGTGGCCACGTTTGTTCACGCCGATGAGGGGAGCAATCGCAGCTACGCCTTGATCGGCGTTTCCGAGGGCCACCACGATCTTTCGCACCACGCCGGCGACAAGGAGAAGCAGGCCAAGATCAGCAAGATCAACCAGTTCCACGCCTCGCACCTGGCTGGGTTCCTCAAGAAACTCAAGCAGACGCCGGAAGGAGACGGCAACCTGCTCGATCACGCCATGATCGCTTACGGCAGTGCCATCGGCGACGGCAACCGCCACAACCACGACGACCTGCCGATCTTGCTTGCCGGCCGGGGCTGCGGCACGCTGGCTCCGGGCCGTCACCTTCGCTACGAGAAAGAGACGCCGCTCAACAACCTTTGGCTTTCGATGCTCGACCGACTCGGTGCGCACGTCGACCGTTTGGGCGACGGCCACGGCACGCTGAGCGAACTGCGCGGCTAG
- a CDS encoding PQQ-binding-like beta-propeller repeat protein, translated as MNVLVQSGRLLPATVLALACVADGPRGTAAERSSASANRAAEQSDAWPVFRGNAACTGVAHGTLPEKPAVVWKKTFKDGGFDATAAIVEGVVYVGSFDGNLYALDLANGDEKWKFHTELGFKAAPAVRDGMLFIGDVDGKFYAIDVRDGKEKWSVTTGAEINTGANFYRDKVLCTSQDGSLYCLTPGDGTLAWKYSIDNMLQCSPTVVENRGFLAGCDGKLHIVDLDEGQAVSTVDIGDPTLSTPAAAGDLVYFGTQGGRFLAIDWRQAKTAWKYEPKRSQPLLSSAALSDGLAVFGGKDRSVHALDIKDGSETWAFRTHAAIDSSPVVVGGRVYVGGGDGRLYALDLKTGEKAWEYEAGGHFPASPAVAHGRLVIGNDAGDLYCFGEK; from the coding sequence ATGAACGTCCTAGTCCAGAGCGGTCGGTTGCTCCCGGCGACGGTGCTGGCCCTCGCCTGCGTCGCCGATGGCCCTCGCGGCACCGCCGCTGAACGAAGTTCAGCCAGCGCGAACCGCGCGGCTGAGCAGTCGGATGCCTGGCCCGTGTTCCGCGGCAATGCGGCCTGCACCGGCGTTGCGCACGGCACGTTGCCTGAAAAGCCGGCCGTCGTCTGGAAAAAGACCTTCAAGGACGGCGGTTTCGACGCCACGGCGGCAATTGTCGAGGGCGTGGTCTACGTCGGCAGCTTCGACGGCAATCTCTACGCCCTCGATCTGGCCAACGGCGACGAGAAGTGGAAGTTCCACACCGAGCTCGGCTTCAAAGCCGCCCCGGCCGTCCGCGATGGGATGCTGTTCATTGGCGACGTGGACGGAAAGTTCTATGCCATTGACGTTCGCGACGGCAAAGAGAAATGGAGCGTCACCACCGGCGCCGAGATCAACACCGGGGCGAACTTCTATCGCGACAAGGTGCTGTGTACCTCGCAAGACGGCAGCCTCTATTGCCTCACGCCCGGCGACGGCACGCTGGCCTGGAAATACAGCATCGACAACATGCTGCAGTGCAGCCCGACGGTGGTCGAGAACCGCGGCTTTTTGGCCGGCTGCGACGGCAAGCTGCACATCGTCGATCTCGACGAGGGCCAGGCGGTGTCGACCGTCGACATCGGCGACCCGACCTTGAGCACGCCCGCCGCGGCCGGCGATCTGGTCTACTTCGGGACGCAAGGCGGGCGTTTTCTGGCCATCGATTGGCGACAGGCGAAGACAGCCTGGAAATACGAGCCCAAGCGCTCGCAACCGCTCTTGTCGTCGGCGGCGTTGTCGGACGGACTGGCCGTGTTTGGTGGCAAGGACCGCAGCGTCCATGCGCTCGACATCAAGGACGGCAGCGAAACGTGGGCCTTCCGCACGCACGCGGCCATCGATTCGTCGCCGGTCGTCGTGGGCGGCCGGGTGTACGTGGGCGGCGGCGACGGGCGGCTTTACGCCCTGGACTTGAAGACCGGCGAAAAGGCCTGGGAATATGAAGCGGGCGGTCACTTTCCCGCCTCGCCCGCCGTGGCCCACGGCCGGCTCGTGATTGGCAACGACGCCGGAGATTTGTACTGCTTCGGCGAGAAATAG
- a CDS encoding DNA methyltransferase, translated as MALIEHDDFPFEFLSSLAERESWRKEIHRPIYHVHKWWAKRLGSVFRGILLGCLLGDDRDLTAEFHRTHNFVGRMVFDPFMGSGTTIGEAHKLGLTALGRDINPVAVEAVRTALGPLDRKRLIATFEELSEGVGAEIRGLYRSVEARGDECDVLYHFWVMQATCPGCRGTIDLFPSLVVARNAYPSRKPEVQVVCPACGDIAPGMHGAQSAVCRACGHEFDPTVGPARCAKAFCRACDQSFSIVESMAATGRRPDFRLYGKLVLTHGGQKEYLPATSRDLADYAACSAQLAAEVASGKIALPSLALEHGYNTRQAMNYGFRTWRDFFNDRQLLALGRLHRVIRSLADEPQRGALSTLFSGVLEFNNLFASYKGEGTGAVRHMFSHHILKPERMPIEANIWGTPKSSGSFSNLFRSRLLRAIDYRRDPTELTLDGATRRVCSPPFSETIEPAWPSSSLSLRGRLGEGGEGSEGINGRLLDRGIYLSCGTSSDTGLPDGSIDLVITDPPFFDNVHYSELADFFYAWQQLDGDANEPTSTRSTDEVQDTRAEQFAAKLAAVFRECHRILRDDGLLVFTYHHSRDDGWQSLAEAILGAGFTVINSQPVKSEMAVATPKSAAKEPIAFDIILVCRKRPTSNPTRQRVAIDSNLKRQRGAPTNPTRERGSADSIISPPAISDALASARTKIDRLLSAGFALSRNDRKIILYGQLLTTLAAAHDATSFAQLVDAELAIEERRPTAASNQPGQQMLFERV; from the coding sequence ATGGCGCTCATCGAGCACGACGACTTCCCCTTCGAGTTTCTCTCATCGCTGGCTGAGCGCGAAAGCTGGCGGAAGGAAATCCATCGGCCGATCTACCACGTTCACAAGTGGTGGGCCAAGCGGCTCGGCTCGGTCTTTCGCGGCATCTTGCTCGGCTGCCTGCTCGGCGACGATCGCGATTTGACCGCCGAGTTTCATCGCACGCACAATTTCGTCGGACGGATGGTGTTCGATCCCTTCATGGGTTCAGGCACAACCATCGGCGAGGCCCACAAGCTGGGCCTGACCGCGCTGGGCCGAGACATCAATCCGGTGGCCGTCGAGGCGGTGCGCACGGCCCTCGGTCCGCTCGACCGCAAACGCCTGATAGCGACCTTCGAAGAGCTTTCCGAAGGCGTCGGCGCGGAGATCCGCGGCCTCTATCGTTCGGTCGAGGCCCGCGGCGACGAGTGCGACGTGCTCTACCATTTTTGGGTGATGCAGGCGACTTGCCCCGGCTGCCGGGGCACGATCGACCTGTTTCCGTCGCTTGTTGTGGCCCGCAACGCCTATCCCAGCCGCAAGCCGGAAGTGCAGGTCGTTTGCCCGGCCTGCGGCGACATTGCCCCCGGCATGCACGGCGCGCAGTCGGCCGTTTGCCGCGCGTGCGGCCACGAGTTCGATCCCACGGTTGGCCCTGCGCGATGCGCGAAGGCGTTCTGCCGCGCATGCGACCAATCGTTTTCGATTGTTGAGAGCATGGCGGCTACTGGCCGGCGGCCCGACTTTCGGCTCTACGGCAAGCTGGTTCTCACCCATGGCGGGCAAAAGGAATATTTGCCCGCAACGTCTCGCGACCTGGCCGATTACGCCGCCTGCTCGGCGCAGCTTGCCGCCGAAGTCGCGTCGGGCAAAATCGCGCTTCCCTCGCTGGCGCTCGAACACGGCTACAATACGCGGCAGGCGATGAACTACGGCTTCCGCACCTGGCGCGACTTCTTCAACGACCGCCAGCTCTTGGCCCTGGGCCGGCTGCATCGCGTGATCCGCTCGCTGGCCGACGAACCGCAGCGGGGGGCGCTCTCGACCTTGTTTTCAGGCGTGCTGGAGTTCAACAACCTCTTCGCCTCCTACAAAGGCGAGGGGACGGGCGCGGTGCGGCACATGTTCTCGCACCACATTCTCAAGCCCGAACGCATGCCGATCGAGGCCAACATCTGGGGCACGCCCAAGAGTTCCGGTTCGTTCTCGAACCTTTTTCGCAGCCGCCTGCTTCGCGCCATCGACTACCGACGCGATCCCACCGAGCTCACCCTCGACGGCGCCACCCGCCGCGTTTGCTCGCCGCCCTTCTCCGAAACCATCGAGCCCGCCTGGCCATCGTCGTCCCTCTCCCTCCGGGGGAGGTTAGGTGAGGGCGGTGAGGGAAGTGAAGGAATAAATGGCCGCCTCCTCGACCGCGGCATCTATCTCTCCTGCGGCACCTCGAGCGACACGGGCCTGCCCGACGGCAGCATCGACCTGGTTATCACCGACCCGCCCTTTTTCGACAATGTCCACTACTCCGAGCTGGCCGATTTCTTTTATGCCTGGCAGCAACTCGACGGCGACGCCAACGAGCCGACCAGCACGCGCAGCACCGATGAAGTGCAAGACACGCGCGCCGAGCAATTCGCCGCCAAGCTGGCCGCCGTCTTCCGTGAGTGCCACCGCATCTTGCGCGACGACGGGCTGCTCGTGTTCACCTATCATCATTCCCGCGACGACGGCTGGCAGTCGTTGGCCGAGGCGATTCTGGGGGCGGGCTTCACCGTGATCAATTCTCAGCCCGTGAAATCCGAAATGGCAGTCGCCACGCCCAAATCGGCGGCCAAAGAGCCGATCGCCTTCGACATCATCCTCGTCTGCCGCAAGCGGCCTACTAGTAACCCAACGCGTCAGCGAGTAGCCATCGACTCCAACCTGAAGCGCCAGCGAGGCGCGCCTACTAACCCGACGCGTGAGCGAGGCAGCGCCGATTCCATAATCTCGCCTCCGGCCATTTCCGACGCCCTCGCCTCTGCGCGCACGAAGATCGACCGCTTGCTCTCCGCCGGTTTCGCCCTATCCCGTAACGACCGCAAGATCATCCTCTATGGGCAACTCCTTACCACGCTTGCCGCCGCCCACGATGCAACGAGTTTCGCCCAGCTCGTCGATGCCGAACTTGCGATTGAAGAGCGTCGTCCGACAGCGGCCTCGAATCAGCCCGGGCAGCAAATGCTTTTCGAGCGAGTCTAA
- a CDS encoding Eco57I restriction-modification methylase domain-containing protein, whose protein sequence is MPKHVDSRDRLAATAAQVQMAASLTKIAAEQQWQFDATTLPRARKERGHFGTAPPIADFMAGMFSRIPSGSVRILDPGAGVGTLSAALCQRILQQRTRRELYFELWENDRQLERRLRSTMQACRTALEDAGHEMDFMLQTDDFVLEHAQPSLFRPAPTELFNLVIMNPPYFKVRKDAASARAMEHVVHGQPNMYAFFMAVAADLLAPGGELVAITPRSYFNGPYFKRFRKWFFDRMAVRQIHLFESRAAAFREDEVLQENVILMAEKDGEPQDVLLTSSHGRTFDSVDRQVLPYRKVVEGGSGDHLIRVATSDLERKIVEAVDRLPHRFRDLPFRISTGPVVTFRATEFLCLERSEDTAPLLWMHNVRPFATHYRPKNGKPMHIRANEESKRLLLPARRYVLLKRFTAKEERRRLVAGIVEPKDSYSPLLGLENHLNYIYGTAGELSGDDAFGLAALLNSMLIDRYFRAISGNTQVNAAEIRAMPLPDQEAIWEIGNAVGRLDDPTPPAVERIVGNALGLPQKLVDALCEAAT, encoded by the coding sequence ATGCCGAAGCACGTGGATTCACGCGACCGATTGGCGGCAACAGCCGCCCAAGTGCAGATGGCCGCTAGCCTGACGAAAATCGCCGCCGAGCAACAATGGCAATTCGATGCTACGACGCTGCCGCGCGCCAGGAAAGAACGCGGGCATTTCGGCACGGCCCCGCCCATCGCCGATTTCATGGCAGGCATGTTTTCGCGAATTCCCAGCGGAAGCGTTCGCATCCTTGATCCCGGTGCCGGGGTGGGCACCCTTTCAGCCGCTCTTTGCCAACGGATTTTGCAGCAGCGAACCCGCCGCGAGCTTTATTTCGAGCTGTGGGAAAACGATCGGCAGCTTGAGCGGCGCCTGCGCAGCACCATGCAAGCCTGCCGCACAGCGCTCGAAGACGCGGGGCATGAAATGGATTTCATGCTACAAACCGATGATTTCGTGTTGGAGCATGCGCAGCCGTCGCTCTTCCGGCCGGCCCCGACCGAGCTTTTTAACTTGGTCATCATGAATCCGCCCTATTTCAAAGTTCGCAAGGATGCAGCGAGCGCACGGGCAATGGAACACGTCGTCCATGGGCAACCGAACATGTATGCGTTCTTCATGGCCGTGGCCGCCGACTTGCTTGCGCCCGGAGGCGAACTGGTCGCAATCACTCCGCGAAGCTACTTCAACGGCCCGTACTTCAAGCGGTTCCGCAAATGGTTCTTCGATCGAATGGCGGTGCGGCAAATCCACCTCTTTGAGTCACGCGCCGCTGCTTTCCGCGAGGACGAGGTCTTGCAGGAAAACGTTATTCTCATGGCCGAAAAGGACGGCGAGCCGCAAGACGTTTTGCTGACTTCCAGCCACGGGCGCACCTTCGACTCGGTCGATCGGCAAGTGCTGCCTTACCGAAAGGTTGTTGAGGGCGGTTCCGGCGATCATCTTATTCGCGTCGCGACCAGCGATCTTGAGCGAAAAATCGTCGAGGCGGTGGACCGCCTCCCGCATCGTTTCCGGGACTTGCCTTTTCGCATCTCGACGGGCCCGGTTGTAACCTTCCGCGCGACGGAGTTCCTTTGTCTCGAGCGATCGGAAGACACGGCGCCGCTTTTGTGGATGCACAACGTTCGACCGTTCGCCACGCACTATCGCCCGAAAAACGGCAAGCCGATGCACATCCGCGCCAATGAGGAATCGAAGCGGCTGTTGCTGCCGGCGAGGCGTTACGTCCTTCTGAAGCGGTTTACAGCCAAGGAGGAGCGCCGCCGCCTGGTGGCCGGCATCGTCGAACCCAAAGATTCCTATTCACCGCTGCTGGGGCTGGAGAACCATCTCAACTACATCTATGGCACGGCCGGCGAGCTATCTGGCGACGATGCTTTCGGCCTGGCGGCGCTGCTTAACTCCATGCTCATCGACCGCTATTTTCGAGCGATCAGCGGCAACACTCAGGTGAACGCCGCGGAGATCCGTGCAATGCCGCTGCCCGACCAGGAGGCCATCTGGGAGATCGGCAACGCCGTGGGGCGCTTAGACGACCCCACGCCGCCGGCGGTGGAAAGAATCGTTGGAAACGCGCTGGGCCTTCCTCAGAAGCTCGTCGATGCTCTCTGCGAGGCGGCGACGTGA